The following are encoded together in the Clostridium sp. BJN0013 genome:
- the hypF gene encoding carbamoyltransferase HypF: MINVYGVVQGIGFRPFIYNAAKEYEIYGWVNNSGGCVTIDITGTLDNIKKFILKVIKNPPSPAVINSVKCRTLEYLYYDDFNIRESSNENDTVKFILPDMDTCEDCARDIMDHTGRRYRHAFTSCTKCGPRYSIIKVLPYDRKNTTMESFGMCGSCEDEYSNSIDRRFHSETNCCRECGPSLVLVNSKSQIEKCGDVIGKTIELIKSGKIVAIKGIGGFHLVCDARNKKAISELRSRKKRHGKPLAVMMKEIHTVKEFCELNKKEEQILTGRKKPIVLLKKKSNINLPDNIAPGQRKLGVMLPYTPIQYLILEKELDILIMTSANISGSPIEYKNNSAFKNLKDVADYFLMHDREIYIPIDDSVVKVFNGEECVIRSGRGYAPAMENIKIGDNIIALGPEEKNSISLSKNGYVYTSQYMGNLQNFNCYKNYEYVLNHLCELLDISPKIWAEDMHPFYISSKYGNSKDRKIIKVQHHHAHMASCMAEYNIKGKVIGVIYDGTGFGLDGNIWGGEFFVATGYNFNRVGHFQYVSIQGGDTSIKQPWRCAVSYLYFFGYSINEFISGVDKDKLDIIVQALKASLNCYKSSSVGRFFDCISALIGLVRSITYDGEAAIALENIMDENVHECYNYKIKDEGNVFLVQIKDIIHGVLVDINNSVKKSTISSKFHNTISKLTCDLVFKLSKLYKIYKVVLSGGVFENEHLLKSIYNELKKAGLEVFFNSKTPINDGGISFGQIVIADEIIKKEGM; this comes from the coding sequence TTGATAAATGTATATGGTGTGGTGCAGGGAATTGGTTTTAGACCATTTATATATAATGCGGCTAAGGAATATGAAATTTATGGTTGGGTAAATAATTCTGGTGGTTGCGTTACTATTGATATAACTGGAACTTTAGATAACATTAAAAAGTTTATACTTAAAGTAATTAAAAATCCTCCATCTCCAGCTGTTATAAATTCAGTGAAATGTAGAACTCTGGAATATTTATATTATGATGATTTTAATATTAGAGAAAGTTCTAATGAAAATGATACAGTAAAATTTATACTGCCGGATATGGACACTTGTGAAGATTGTGCCCGGGATATAATGGACCATACAGGAAGGCGATATAGGCATGCTTTTACAAGTTGTACTAAGTGCGGCCCAAGATATTCCATAATAAAAGTACTGCCTTATGATAGGAAAAATACTACTATGGAGTCTTTTGGTATGTGTGGTAGTTGTGAAGATGAATATAGTAATTCCATAGATAGAAGATTTCATTCAGAAACTAATTGCTGCAGAGAATGTGGGCCTTCATTAGTGCTTGTAAATAGTAAAAGCCAGATTGAAAAATGTGGAGATGTAATTGGTAAAACTATTGAACTTATAAAATCAGGAAAAATAGTTGCCATAAAGGGAATTGGTGGCTTTCATTTAGTATGTGATGCCAGAAATAAAAAGGCCATAAGTGAACTTAGAAGTAGAAAAAAAAGACATGGTAAACCATTAGCAGTTATGATGAAAGAAATTCATACTGTAAAAGAATTCTGTGAACTAAATAAAAAAGAAGAACAGATTTTAACTGGCAGAAAAAAGCCAATTGTATTATTGAAAAAAAAATCTAATATAAATCTTCCAGATAATATAGCACCAGGCCAGAGAAAGCTTGGTGTTATGCTTCCTTATACCCCTATACAATACTTAATATTAGAAAAGGAGTTAGACATACTTATAATGACCAGTGCTAATATAAGTGGATCTCCAATTGAATATAAAAATAATAGTGCATTTAAAAATCTTAAAGATGTGGCGGATTATTTCTTAATGCATGATAGGGAAATTTACATTCCAATTGATGATTCTGTTGTTAAAGTATTTAATGGTGAAGAATGTGTTATAAGAAGTGGAAGAGGATATGCCCCAGCAATGGAAAATATTAAGATTGGAGATAATATTATTGCTTTAGGACCTGAAGAAAAAAACAGTATATCACTTTCTAAAAATGGTTACGTATATACCAGTCAGTATATGGGTAATTTACAGAACTTTAATTGTTATAAAAATTATGAATATGTGTTGAATCATTTATGTGAATTGCTAGATATAAGTCCTAAAATATGGGCAGAAGATATGCATCCATTTTATATTTCAAGCAAGTATGGAAATAGTAAAGACCGAAAAATAATAAAAGTACAGCATCATCATGCCCATATGGCAAGCTGTATGGCAGAATATAACATTAAGGGAAAAGTTATTGGAGTCATATACGATGGAACAGGCTTTGGATTAGACGGAAATATATGGGGCGGAGAGTTTTTTGTTGCAACAGGATATAATTTTAACAGGGTAGGGCATTTTCAATATGTAAGTATACAGGGAGGAGATACATCCATAAAACAGCCATGGAGATGCGCTGTGAGTTACTTGTATTTTTTTGGATATTCTATAAATGAATTTATAAGTGGCGTAGATAAAGATAAGTTAGATATAATTGTTCAAGCTTTAAAAGCATCATTAAATTGTTATAAGTCTTCCAGCGTTGGACGGTTTTTTGATTGTATTTCAGCTTTGATAGGTCTTGTGAGATCTATTACATATGATGGAGAAGCTGCTATAGCTCTAGAAAATATAATGGATGAGAATGTGCATGAATGTTATAACTATAAAATAAAAGATGAGGGTAATGTTTTTTTAGTACAAATTAAAGATATTATTCATGGGGTACTGGTTGATATTAATAATAGCGTTAAAAAAAGTACAATATCTTCTAAATTTCATAATACAATTTCAAAACTTACCTGTGATTTAGTCTTTAAATTATCAAAACTATATAAAATATATAAGGTGGTTTTAAGTGGAGGAGTGTTTGAAAATGAACATTTACTTAAATCCATTTACAATGAACTTAAAAAAGCAGGATTAGAAGTCTTTTTCAATTCCAAAACACCTATAAACGACGGTGGAATTTCATTTGGACAAATTGTAATTGCAGATGAGATTATAAAGAAAGAGGGGATGTAA
- a CDS encoding cytochrome b5 domain-containing protein translates to MDSHTIQKLYGINKRIKYYAFCMIAVSCPYIKNYYGGLIKNEAEKLNELVNTAFNSSKFRQNKRQFTLEELSKYNGANGAPAYVAVNGIVYDLSLVPSWGGGTHFGLYAGKDLTGQFTACHKENTRILENLPKIGVIKK, encoded by the coding sequence TTGGATTCTCATACTATTCAAAAGTTATATGGCATTAACAAAAGAATTAAGTACTATGCATTTTGCATGATTGCAGTAAGTTGTCCATATATTAAAAATTATTACGGTGGTCTAATAAAAAATGAAGCAGAAAAATTAAATGAATTAGTAAATACAGCCTTTAACAGCAGTAAATTTAGACAAAATAAAAGGCAATTTACTCTTGAGGAATTATCAAAATATAATGGGGCCAATGGAGCCCCTGCATATGTAGCTGTTAATGGTATAGTATATGATTTAAGTTTAGTTCCCTCTTGGGGCGGAGGAACCCATTTTGGCTTATATGCAGGAAAAGACTTGACAGGTCAATTTACTGCATGCCATAAAGAAAATACAAGAATATTAGAAAATTTACCTAAAATAGGGGTTATAAAAAAATAA
- a CDS encoding hydrogenase maturation protease: MKVKVMAIGNILMEDDGVAIIVLEKLRENFVKNNIEVIIGETDFEYCISLIEECDFIFFIDAAYYGKNPGELTINSLAEYQYDKKYCTQHSYNVIDLIKSYYKTVNGYIIGIEVGKVSFKLGLSREIEDNINIISKNVFKEIISRLPCEI, from the coding sequence TTAATGGAAGATGATGGCGTTGCCATTATAGTTTTAGAAAAACTAAGAGAAAATTTTGTGAAAAATAATATAGAAGTCATAATTGGAGAAACAGATTTTGAGTACTGTATTTCTTTAATAGAAGAATGTGACTTCATATTTTTTATAGATGCAGCTTACTATGGTAAAAATCCAGGAGAGCTAACAATAAATTCGCTGGCTGAATACCAGTATGACAAAAAATATTGTACACAGCATAGTTACAATGTAATAGATTTAATAAAATCATATTATAAAACTGTTAATGGATATATTATAGGTATTGAAGTAGGTAAGGTTAGTTTTAAACTTGGTCTTAGCAGAGAGATTGAGGATAATATTAATATAATTTCAAAAAATGTTTTTAAAGAAATCATATCTAGGTTACCCTGTGAAATTTAG